One window of the Solanum stenotomum isolate F172 chromosome 11, ASM1918654v1, whole genome shotgun sequence genome contains the following:
- the LOC125843945 gene encoding beta-1,4-xylosyltransferase IRX14-like, protein MKQLAALQQGRRSNSFRGSSALDSSSDGSVKSPATIFWLVLHGVCCLISLVLGFRFSRLVFFLLFTNSSSTPNSIYSATSLFHDPGADVAVKTEMTSFSGGEDQLNRTSVSSSRVVVGRHGILIRPWPHPNASEVMQAHKIMEIVQREQRLQYGVKSPRTVIAVTPTYVRTFQTLHLTGVMHSLMNVPYNVVWIVVEAGGTTNETASLIAKSGLKTVHIGLREKMPILWEDRHKLEAKMRLRALRYVREEKLDGIVIFADDSNMHSLEIFDEIQKVKWLGALSVGILAHSGGVEEDISKVQKEEDKNLQLPVQGPACNSSDHFVGWHAFDSSQYVEKSARYIGDRAVVLPRKLEWAGFVLNSRLVWKDAEDKPEWVKDLDDVMGDREDVENPLSLLKDLSMVEPLGSCGRKIMLWWLRVEARADSKFPARWIIDPPLDVTVPAKRTPWPDVPPELPSGEKLVTMQEHTEKRPPKTRSRKRSSRGKRKHAAKNIDDHHSTRQSAENQ, encoded by the exons ATGAAGCAGTTAGCAGCTTTACAGCAAGGTCGCCGGAGCAATAGCTTTAGAGGGTCATCGGCGTTAGATTCGTCGTCAGATGGGTCTGTAAAGTCACCGGCGACTATTTTCTGGCTTGTGCTTCATGGGGTTTGCTGTTTGATCAGTTTGGTTCTGGGTTTCAGATTTTCGCGTTTGGTGTTCTTTCTTCTGTTTACTAACTCATCTTCTACTCCAAACAGTATTTATTCAGCGACCTCTTTGTTTCATGATCCGGGTGCTGATGTAGCTGTTAAGACGGAAATGACGTCATTTTCCGGTGGGGAAGATCAGCTGAATAGGACATCGGTGTCGAGTAGCCGGGTGGTGGTAGGACGGCATGGGATATTAATAAGGCCGTGGCCTCACCCGAATGCGAGTGAGGTGATGCAGGCACATAAGATAATGGAGATAGTTCAAAGGGAGCAGAGATTACAGTATGGTGTTAAGAGTCCAAGGACTGTAATTGCTGTAACACCAACATATGTGAGAACTTTTCAAACTTTGCATCTTACAGGTGTGATGCATTCTTTGATGAATGTGCCTTACAATGTTGTGTGGATTGTGGTGGAAGCTGGAGGCACAACTAATGAGACCGCCTCGCTGATTGCCAAATCGGGTTTGAAGACAGTTCACATTGGATTACGCGAGAAGATGCCTATTCTGTGGGAAGATCGCCATAAATTGGAGGCAAAAATGAGACTTCGCGCTTTGAG ATATGTGAGAGAAGAGAAGTTGGATGGGATAGTGATATTTGCTGATGATAGTAATATGCATAGTTTAGAGATTTTTGATGAGATCCAGAAAGTGAAATGGCTTGGTGCTCTGTCGGTGGGCATTCTTGCTCATTCAGGTGGTGTGGAGGAGGATATATCAAAAGTTCAGAAAGAGGAAGATAAGAATTTGCAATTGCCAGTTCAGGGTCCAGCTTGTAATTCATCAGATCATTTTGTTGGTTGGCACGCCTTTGATTCGTCTCAATACGTGGAGAAGAGTGCCAGATACATTGGTGACAGGGCAGTTGTGCTGCCAAGGAAGCTTGAGTGGGCTGGCTTTGTGTTGAATTCCAGATTAGTCTGGAAAGATGCTGAAGATAAGCCTGAATGGGTTAAGGATTTGGATGATGTAATGGGAGACAGGGAAGATGTTGAGAACCCTCTATCTTTGCTGAAGGATCTTTCAATGGTGGAGCCTCTCGGAAGTTGTGGGCGCAAAATTATGCTGTGGTGGCTACGCGTTGAAGCACGAGCAGACAGCAAATTCCCTGCCAG ATGGATCATTGACCCTCCACTAGATGTGACTGTCCCAGCAAAACGCACACCATGGCCAGATGTTCCTCCAGAGCTTCCTTCTGGTGAAAAGTTGGTCACTATGCAAGAGCACACCGAGAAGCGCCCACCAAAAACACGATCAAGAAAACgtagttctcggggaaagagaAAGCACGCAGCAAAGAACATTGACGACCATCATTCAACCAGGCAATCAGCGGAGAACCAGTAA
- the LOC125845410 gene encoding pentatricopeptide repeat-containing protein At3g14330 → MAIPAIFLPTNLTVTATIKTNSSFRKLNKTPTNPFNSSLKSLTKSGKLDEALLLIESQKSSQLDIESYSSLLHACISKKSVEHGHRLYIHLLLNSNKSILNDPLILSKLITLFSVCDHLNEARRVFDHAIGNEDRPESVWVAMAIGYSRKGCFREALLVYSQMLFRSIEPGNFAFSMAVKACSGISDLRVGRGVHAQIIKADKEADQVVYNALLGMYTECGCFRDVLKVFEEMPERNVVSWNSLIAGFVKKRQVFEAFETFKRMQNEDVGYSWVTFTTILAICSQVTYLYYGREIHSQIIKSTNVPDVVLLNSLLDMYAKCGAMEYCRRVFERMKYRDITSWNTVINGYAINGLMGETMKLFNEMVSSGVRPDGVTFIALLSGCSHAGLADLGEELFESMTGDFGIRPSLEHYACLVDILGRAGKIKEALQVVEKMPVKPSGSIWGSLLNSCRLHGNVSLAELVAEQLFEMEPNNCGNYVMLSNIYANAGMWEGVKKVREMMENKGIKKEAGCSWIQVRNKVHTFMAGGGFEFRNSDEYKEVWDELSEAIEKIGYKPDTRVVLHDVSEETKAEWICGHSERLATVFGLIQTGSGIPIRVTKNIRICADCHSWMKFVSVITRRRIIVRDTNRFHHFDQGKCSCNEYW, encoded by the coding sequence ATGGCTATTCCCGCTATTTTTCTACCAACTAACTTAACTGTCACAGCCACCATTAAAACCAATTCAAGCTTCAGAAAGCTTAACAAAACACCCACAAATCCCTTCAATTCATCTCTCAAATCTCTCACCAAATCCGGAAAACTCGACGAAGCTCTTCTTCTAATAGAATCCCAAAAATCTTCTCAACTTGACATCGAATCTTATTCTTCTCTCCTCCATGCTTGTATCTCGAAGAAATCAGTAGAACATGGTCACAGGCTATATATTCACCTTCTTTTGAATTCGAACAAAAGTATTCTCAACGACCCTTTAATATTATCTAAGTTAATCACCCTTTTCTCTGTTTGTGATCATCTAAATGAAGCTCGTCGTGTTTTCGACCACGCGATTGGAAATGAGGATCGACCCGAATCAGTTTGGGTTGCAATGGCAATTGGGTATTCGAGAAAAGGGTGTTTTAGGGAGGCATTACTGGTTTATTCTCAGATGTTGTTCCGGTCAATTGAACCGGGGAATTTCGCGTTTTCCATGGCTGTGAAAGCTTGTTCGGGGATATCGGATTTGAGGGTTGGTAGGGGTGTTCATGCTCAGATTATTAAAGCTGATAAAGAAGCTGATCAAGTTGTGTACAATGCTCTTTTGGGAATGTATACTGAGTGTGGGTGTTTTCGGGATGTGTTGAAGGTGTTTGAGGAAATGCCTGAGAGAAATGTTGTGAGTTGGAATTCGTTGATCGCGGGTTTTGTTAAGAAAAGACAGGTTTTTGAGGCATTTGAGACTTTTAAGAGGATGCAGAATGAGGATGTGGGATATAGTTGGGTAACTTTTACGACAATTTTAGCTATTTGTTCTCAAGTTACGTACCTTTATTATGGGAGAGAGATACATTCACAAATTATTAAATCAACTAATGTTCCTGATGTTGTTTTACTAAACTCGCTTTTGGATATGTATGCGAAATGTGGAGCGATGGAGTATTGTAGAAGAGTATTTGAAAGAATGAAGTACAGAGACATAACATCGTGGAATACCGTTATCAATGGGTATGCAATCAATGGATTGATGGGAGAAACAATGAAGTTGTTTAATGAAATGGTCAGTAGTGGAGTTAGGCCGGATGGTGTGACATTTATTGCCTTGTTGTCTGGCTGTAGCCATGCAGGGCTTGCGGATTTAGGCGAGGAATTGTTTGAGAGTATGACTGGAGATTTTGGAATTCGACCTTCCTTGGAGCATTACGCTTGTCTTGTTGATATATTAGGTAGAGCTGGGAAAATTAAAGAGGCACTGCAAGTAGTGGAGAAAATGCCTGTCAAGCCTAGTGGAAGCATTTGGGGCTCACTGCTTAATTCGTGCAGACTTCACGGAAATGTCTCTCTTGCAGAACTTGTGGCAGAGCAGTTATTTGAAATGGAACCTAACAACTGCGGGAATTACGTGATGCTGTCAAACATTTATGCAAATGCAGGGATGTGGGAGGGAGTTAAAAAAGTGAGAGAGATGATGGAGAATAAGGGAATAAAAAAGGAGGCGGGATGCAGCTGGATACAAGTTAGAAATAAAGTACACACTTTTATGGCTGGTGGTGGTTTTGAATTTCGTAATTCGGATGAATACAAGGAAGTTTGGGATGAGTTATCAGAAGCTATTGAGAAAATTGGGTATAAACCTGATACGAGAGTTGTTCTTCATGATGTAAGCGAGGAAACAAAAGCAGAGTGGATATGTGGGCATAGTGAACGGCTTGCTACTGTATTTGGTCTGATTCAAACTGGTTCTGGTATTCCAATTAGAGTGACAAAAAATATTCGTATTTGTGCTGATTGTCACTCTTGGATGAAGTTTGTGTCCGTAATAACAAGAAGAAGGATCATAGTGAGAGATACAAATCGATTCCACCATTTTGACCAAGGGAAATGCTCTTGCAATGAGTACTGGTGA
- the LOC125843650 gene encoding cold-responsive protein kinase 1-like, giving the protein MANYVWWWSWWFTVAFNCCLLMQKPVVSNPQTNLLGEGCSNYNATNLPDFFKRLNESFGDLRNQLSKHDKRFATTQQSVYAMVICRKYMSKADCVSCFDTAVSRITTCAGANGARVAYDGCFLRYESNNFYREATSPANAEFCGNRTAHLPHALNLVALELLNDLSMATPRIRGFSAAMKRKEAGVTVYGVAQCAETITASECQDCLTVAYTNIKGCLPKHAEGRAFDGACFMRYSNRDFFPDNQITDIRPLLGGGGSSNKKKVIVGGVVGGVGFLMIVLAVFLWYRLSRKPQAAERGNILGATELRGPVNYRFKDLKNSTKDFNESNKLGEGGFGDVYKGTLKNGHVVAVKKLAMVSSRAKADFDTEVRLISNVHHRNLIRLLGCSNKGAELVLVYEYMANGSLERYLYGDKHGMLNWKQRYDIIIGTARGLAYLHEQFHVCIIHRDIKSSNILLDDEFQPKIADFGLVRLLPGDQSHVSTKFAGTLGYTAPEYAIHGHLTEKVDVYGFGVVVLEIISGRRSNHMQETEYLLEQAWKFHEAGMHVKLVDETLDFSEYNEQEVKKIIEIALMCTQSPPSLRPSMSEIVVMLLSDRSTDRRTPSRPNFVSMDTITIANSSMTTGSSASNATNTFTDITGR; this is encoded by the exons ATGGCTAACTACGTCTGGTGGTGGAGCTGGTGGTTCACAGTGGCGTTTAACTGTTGTTTATTGATGCAGAAGCCAGTTGTTTCCAACCCACAAACCAACCTGTTAGGCGAAGGCTGTAGTAACTATAATGCAACAAATTTACCTGATTTCTTCAAAAGGCTTAATGAAAGTTTTGGTGATTTAAGGAACCAGTTGTCTAAACATGATAAACGATTCGCCACCACACAACAGTCTGTGTATGCTATGGTCATATGCAGAAAGTATATGTCAAAAGCTGATTGTGTCTCCTGTTTCGATACTGCAGTTTCTCGCATAACAACTTGCGCTGGTGCTAATGGTGCTCGTGTCGCCTATGATGGCTGCTTCCTCAG GTATGAGAGCAACAATTTCTACCGTGAAGCTACAAGTCCAGCAAATGCTGAGTTCTGTGGGAATCGAACAGCCCATCTGCCGCATGCTTTGAACCTTGTGGCACTAGAGCTTTTGAATGATCTTAGCATGGCAACTCCAAGAATTCGTGGCTTCTCTGCAGCCATGAAGAGGAAAGAAGCTGGTGTTACTGTCTATGGAGTAGCACAATGTGCTGAAACCATCACTGCAAGCGAATGCCAAGATTGCTTGACAGTGgcatatacaaacataaaaggCTGTTTGCCTAAACATGCGGAAGGAAGGGCTTTCGATGGAGCCTGTTTTATGAGGTACTCGAATAGAGACTTTTTTCCTGATAACCAGATAACTGATATCAGACCATTGCTTGGTGGAGGAG GAAGCTCAAACAAGAAGAAAGTCATTGTCGGGGGTGTAGTTGGAGGTGTAGGATTTCTTATGATTGTATTGGCTGTGTTCCTATGGTATCGACTATCAAGAAAACCACAGGCAGCAGAAAGAG GTAATATACTAGGAGCAACTGAGCTGAGAGGTCCTGTGAACTACAGATTCAAGGAtctaaaaaattctacaaaagaTTTCAATGAAAGTAATAAACTCGGTGAAGGTGGTTTTGGTGATGTATACAAG GGCACTTTGAAAAATGGACATGTAGTTGCTGTTAAAAAGCTAGCAATGGTATCTAGCAGAGCAAAGGCAGATTTTGATACTGAAGTTAGGCTTATCAGCAACGTTCATCATCGCAATCTCATCCGTCTTTTGGGATGTTCTAACAAGGGAGCAGAGCTAGTACTTGTTTATGAATACATGGCAAATGGCAGCCTTGAAAGATACTTATATG GTGATAAACATGGGATGCTCAACTGGAAGCAACGATATGATATAATCATCGGAACAGCTCGTGGCCTTGCCTACTTGCACGAGCAATTCCACGTCTGCATCATCCATAGAGATATAAAATCCAGTAACATTCTACTAGACGATGAATTCCAGCCAAAAATTGCTGATTTTGGGCTTGTAAGACTTTTACCTGGGGATCAGAGTCATGTCAGCACTAAGTTTGCTGGTACCTT GGGATATACTGCACCAGAATATGCAATTCATGGACATCTAACAGAGAAGGTTGACGTCTATGGCTTTGGTGTTGTTGTTCTTGAAATAATCAGTGGACGGAGGAGCAATCATATGCAAGAAACTGAATATCTCCTTGAACAG GCGTGGAAATTTCACGAAGCTGGCATGCATGTAAAACTGGTGGATGAAACTTTAGATTTCAGTGAATACAACGAAcaagaagtgaagaaaatcatAGAGATTGCCTTAATGTGTACACAATCACCTCCAAGTCTTAGGCCAAGCATGTCTGAAATTGTTGTCATGCTATTAAGTGATCGTAGCACAGACAGGAGAACTCCTAGCAGGCCTAATTTCGTTAGCATGGATACGATAACAATCGCGAACTCATCCATGACTACTGGATCATCCGCTTCTAATGCAACCAACACTTTTACTGATATTACTGGCCGCTAG